A stretch of Channa argus isolate prfri chromosome 16, Channa argus male v1.0, whole genome shotgun sequence DNA encodes these proteins:
- the tgfb3 gene encoding transforming growth factor beta-3 proprotein gives MNLGKAILFFLLSNCVTMTLSLSTCTTVDIDHIKKKRVEAVRGQILSKLRLTSPPQTTGPSQVPYPVLALYNSTKELIEELGRDRQQSCGQDNTETEYYAKEIYKFNMINGPPENNDLPYCPKGITSRVFRFNVSTMEKNSSNLFRAEFRALRIPNLGAKKNEQRIELYQILQKDDPKAKQRYIGGKNVLTKGTPEWVSFDVTETVREWLMYRQTNLGLEISVHCPCHTFRPNGDIIENANEVLEVKFKETDYDDLSRAKKPKEQLYPHLILMMIPPHRLDAQSSSRRRKRALDTNYCFNNYEENCCVRPLYINFRQDLGWRWIHQPEGYYANFCSGPCPYLRSADTTHSSLLSLYNTLNPEASASPCCVPQDLEPLTILYYVGRSPKVEQLSNMVVKSCKCS, from the exons ATGAATCTGGGCAAGGCAATTCTGTTTTTCCTGCTCTCAAATTGTGTGACAATGACTTTGTCGCTATCCACTTGCACCACTGTGGACATCGACCACATAAAGAAGAAGAGAGTGGAGGCGGTTCGGGGACAGATCCTCAGCAAACTCCGACTGACCAGCCCGCCTCAAACAACAGGTCCAAGTCAAGTACCGTATCCGGTTCTGGCCCTTTATAACAGCACCAAGGAACTCATAGAGGAGCTGGGGAGGGACCGGCAGCAGAGTTGTGGACAGGATAACACGGAGACTGAGTACTATGCCAAAGAGATTTACAAGTTCAACATGATCAATGGTCCGCCTGAGAACA ATGACCTCCCCTACTGCCCGAAGGGTATCACCTCCAGGGTTTTCCGCTTTAATGTCTCGACCATGGAGAAGAATTCTTCCAACCTGTTCCGGGCCGAGTTTCGAGCCTTGCGGATCCCCAACCTGGGTGCCAAGAAAAACGAGCAGAGGATTGAGCTCTACCAG ATCCTCCAGAAAGACGACCCCAAAGCCAAACAGCGCTACATTGGGGGCAAGAATGTCCTGACCAAAGGAACGCCTGAGTGGGTCTCTTTTGATGTCACAGAGACAGTAAGGGAGTGGCTGATGTACCGAC AGACCAATCTTGGCCTTGAGATCAGCGTGCATTGTCCCTGCCACACTTTTAGGCCTAATGGGGACATTATTGAGAATGCCAATGAAGTGCTAGAGGTCAAATTCAAGG AAACAGACTATGATGATCTGAGTCGTGCGAAAAAACCAAAGGAGCAGCTCTACCCCCACCTCATTCTGATGATGATCCCGCCCCACAGGCTAGATGCCCAGTCCTCTTCCCGCAGGCGCAAGCGGGCACTTGACACCAATTACTGCTTCAA CAATTATGAGGAGAACTGCTGTGTGCGACCACTATATATTAACTTTCGTCAGGATTTGGGTTGGAGGTGGATACATCAGCCCGAAGGGTACTATGCCAACTTCTGCTCGGGACCCTGTCCTTACCTACGTAGTGCAGATACCACCCACAGCTCG CTGCTGAGCCTCTACAACACCTTAAACCCCGAAGCATCAGCCTCACCCTGCTGTGTTCCTCAGGACTTGGAGCCCCTCACCATCCTTTACTATGTGGGCCGCTCCCCGAAAGTTGAGCAGCTTTCTAACATGGTTGTCAAGTCCTGCAAGTGCAGCTAA
- the LOC137101471 gene encoding intraflagellar transport protein 43 homolog isoform X1, which translates to MDDNFQFGESGAVKNVAKSGRRARLPADQSSFEDSRYGRKSSTSASVGEGPPPKPARRQGGWAEESSGSGSAKSSRRTALEDLEDRRLRPQTPLGSDDEGDIPVIPDLEDVQDEDLTMQVAAPPSIQVNRVMTYRDLDNDLKYYSAFQTLDGEIDLKLLTKVLAPEQEVKEDDVSWDWDHLFTEVSSELLMEWDQGDSEEQAALPVA; encoded by the exons ATGGATGACAACTTTCAGTTCGGAGAAAGCGGAGCAGTTAAAAAC GTTGCAAAATCTGGGCGAAGGGCTCGCCTTCCAGCAGACCAATCTTCGTTTGAGGATTCTCGTTATGGAAGGAAATCTTCCACCTCTGCTTCAGTAGGAGAA GGTCCCCCTCCTAAACCCGCTAGGCGGCAGGGTGGCTGGGCAGAAGAAAGCTCTGGGTCCGGTTCTGCCAA ATCATCAAGAAGAACTGCACTTGAGGACCTGGAAGA CCGCCGCCTTCGACCACAAACTCCCTTGGGATCTGATGATGAAGGAG ATATTCCAGTGATTCCAGACCTAGAAGATGTACAAGACGAAGACCTCACCATGCAAGTTGCAGCCCCACCAAG CATCCAGGTGAACCGGGTAATGACCTACAGAGATCTGGACAATGATCTGAAGTATTACTCTGCCTTCCAGACCTTA GATGGAGAGATTGACTTGAAGCTCCTCACCAAGGTTTTAGCACCAGAGCAGGAGGTGAAAGAG GATGATGTGAGCTGGGACTGGGATCATCTGTTTACAGAGGTGTCCTCAGAGCTGCTGATGGAATGGGATCAAGGAGACAGTGAGGAACAGGCCGCGTTGCCTGTAGCATGA
- the LOC137101471 gene encoding intraflagellar transport protein 43 homolog isoform X2 — protein sequence MRCILRFTLSQGPPPKPARRQGGWAEESSGSGSAKSSRRTALEDLEDRRLRPQTPLGSDDEGDIPVIPDLEDVQDEDLTMQVAAPPSIQVNRVMTYRDLDNDLKYYSAFQTLDGEIDLKLLTKVLAPEQEVKEDDVSWDWDHLFTEVSSELLMEWDQGDSEEQAALPVA from the exons ATGAGATGCATATTAAGATTCACCTTGTCTCAG GGTCCCCCTCCTAAACCCGCTAGGCGGCAGGGTGGCTGGGCAGAAGAAAGCTCTGGGTCCGGTTCTGCCAA ATCATCAAGAAGAACTGCACTTGAGGACCTGGAAGA CCGCCGCCTTCGACCACAAACTCCCTTGGGATCTGATGATGAAGGAG ATATTCCAGTGATTCCAGACCTAGAAGATGTACAAGACGAAGACCTCACCATGCAAGTTGCAGCCCCACCAAG CATCCAGGTGAACCGGGTAATGACCTACAGAGATCTGGACAATGATCTGAAGTATTACTCTGCCTTCCAGACCTTA GATGGAGAGATTGACTTGAAGCTCCTCACCAAGGTTTTAGCACCAGAGCAGGAGGTGAAAGAG GATGATGTGAGCTGGGACTGGGATCATCTGTTTACAGAGGTGTCCTCAGAGCTGCTGATGGAATGGGATCAAGGAGACAGTGAGGAACAGGCCGCGTTGCCTGTAGCATGA